A genomic stretch from Arachis stenosperma cultivar V10309 chromosome 3, arast.V10309.gnm1.PFL2, whole genome shotgun sequence includes:
- the LOC130970404 gene encoding uncharacterized protein LOC130970404 produces MNSRGREMRLRYAPVRAIVAPVAAASDDGAVAKARVTVVLAPVADEAHPFLLPWFAERETRGWRKADGEKNAVDRGKTLLSCFMVAVMEPASPSPMAAALTAALFGSVLSCAALWVVTNNSCQSHQRHCYSSNSASLPLGTAISLLLFFCWSYLEC; encoded by the exons atgAACTCGCGAGGGAGAGAGATGAGGTTGCGCTACGCACCCGTCAGAGCCATCGTCGCGCCAGTCGCCGCCGCTTCCGATGATGGAGCCGTCGCCAAAGCCCGTGTCACCGTAGTTCTTGCCCCTGTCGCCGATGAAGCTCATCCGTTTCTGCTGCCCTGGTTCGCCGAGAGAGAAACTCGTGGATGGAGGAAGGCCGACGGAGAGAAGAACGCCGTTGATAGAGGGAAGACGCTGCTGTCATGCTTCATGGTCGCGGTGATGGAGCCCGCATCGCCGTCACCCATGGCCGCCGCCCTTACCGCTGCTCTATTTGGTTCTGTTTTGAGCTGCGCCGCCCTCTGGGTGGTCACTAACAACAGCTGCCAGAGCCACCAGCGCCACTGTTACTCCTCAAATTCCGCCTCTCTTCCATTAGG CACGGCCATTTCGCTCCTCCTGTTTTTCTGCTGGAGCTATCTTGAGTGTTGA